From one Dysidea avara chromosome 9, odDysAvar1.4, whole genome shotgun sequence genomic stretch:
- the LOC136266552 gene encoding caspase-3-like, with translation MAPILGSPSEQNKYSLPFQVQDDDVSQIEYNHQMHVETSTSSRSRVITRVGNGLEPQRGVVTYLTIEHFRIRQLEEQVARLQLRLQEREDLVVCQGKIIVQLEDTTDHHVHIINHNNGLIESLINLPACPVEKYDMNKIPHGIAIIINNYEFHSTDHALEPLKGRPGSCADEEHLCSTWEYLGYDVCILRNLFAVELTQRLNHGDLNGVYGADGRPVNINEIADLFKPTKCPTLAGKPKLFFIQACCGENEDPGYEKDGKGDGPFSNCLPNDADFLFGYASPPGNVSWRSRRHGTWYISSLCEVLHNYALQRDLLTMLTIVNHRVSEVYTNKEYKQCPSPVNQLRKQVWFFARSTE, from the exons ATGGCTCCCATACTGGGCAGTCCTAGTGAACAAAACAAGTATTCTTTGCCATTTCAAGTACAAGATGATGATGTATCCCAAATAGAGTATAACCATCAAATGCATGTAGAAACCTCCACGTCCAGCCGTTCACGAGTGATTACCAGGGTAGGTAATGGACTTGAGCCACAAAGAGGAGTGGTAACTTATCTGACCATTGAACACTTCCGTATTAGACAATTAGAAGAACAGGTAGCTCGCTTACAATTAAGGCTTCAGGAAAGAGAAGATCTAGTTGTTTGTCAGGGAAAGATAATTGTGCAACTGGAGGACACAACTGATCACCATGTACACATCATTAATCACAATAATGGATTAATCGAAAGTTTGATTAATCTCCCAGCTTGTCCTGTAGAAAAATATGATATGAACAAAATTCCACACGGCATTGCCATAATTATTAACAACTATGAATTTCACTCAACTGATCATGCCTTAGAGCCATTAAAAGGTCGTCCTGGCTCATGTGCTGATGAAGAACATCTTTGTAGTACTTGGGAGTATCTTGGCTATGATGTATGCATCCTTAGGAACCTCTTTGCAGTAGAACTCACCCAACGACTCAA TCATGGTGACCTTAATGGGGTGTATGGTGCAGACGGTAGACCAGTGAATATTAATGAAATTGCTGATCTTTTTAAACCCACTAAATGCCCAACACTAGCTGGTAAACCAAAATTGTTTTTCATACAAGCTTGTTGTGGTGAGAATGAAGATCCAGGATATGAGAAAGATGGAAAAGGAGATGGGCCATTTAGTAATTGTCTACCAAATGATGCTGATTTCTTGTTTGGTTATGCCAGTCCACCAGGAAATGTGTCATGGAGAAGTCGTCGTCATGGAACTTGGTATATCTCCAGTCTGTGTGAAGTGCTTCATAACTATGCCCTGCAGCGAGACTTGCTTACTATGCTAACCATTGTTAACCATAGAGTGTCAGAAGTTTATACTAATAAAGAATACAAGCAGTGTCCTTCACCAGTGAATCAACTTCGTAAACAAGTGTGGTTCTTTGCAAGATCCACAGAATAA
- the LOC136267247 gene encoding uncharacterized protein, which translates to MIKHVDNYNEGQLHVGTFPSHNVEALPPATSFELGTSASLGVTSDQYGSMQAGTRDIRYNPSLTDPAHYIGGPAVANGPFLSMSGTGHHQQRVNEWPEALLSEYHLLLKRISDSLDLEQVKGLCYVSVEAEKAGICNRNDFSGIVLLDFFDKMMLITPSNLIYLARMLLLLIGWTCAVSLTSTMVGC; encoded by the exons GTCAACTACATGTTGGGACTTTCCCCAGTCACAATGTGGAGGCACTGCCACCTGCAACCTCTTTTGAGCTTGGTACCTCTGCCTCACTCGGAGTAACCAGTGATCAGTATGGCTCAATGCAAGCTGGTACCAGGGATATCAGATATAATCCCAGTCTCACAGATCCTGCACACTATATTGGAGGACCAG CTGTGGCTAATGGGCCTTTTTTATCCATGAGTGGAACTGGCCATCATCAACAGAGAGTAAATGAGTGGCCAGAAGCATTGCTGAGTGAGTATCACCTCTTGTTGAAAAGAATTTCTGATTCATTAGATCTAGAACAAGTTAAAGGCTTGTGTTATGTCTCAGTAGAGGCAGAGAAGGCTGGTATATGTAACAGGAATGATTTCAGTGGGATAGTGTTGCTTGATTTCTTTGACAAGATGATGCTCATCACACCAAGTAATTTAATATACCTCGCAAGGATGTTACTTCTGTTGATCGGCTGGACCTGTGCAGTCTCATTGACCAGTACAATGGTAGGATGTTAA
- the LOC136267244 gene encoding caspase-8-like: MNDEGFLASGTHFSYSVETIPSAPLELRENHYADTSNVVHLVAGTKGTYQGGGTEPLQYGQGSSHAQIFPSHFQQTSSNGSLKRNYPVPVQTYDDDIQKSNAVPDNGHPLLVPHGRSSTGVYQTLQIPGIFRQQTNTVNATPLNNAYRHLLRKIIKSLSTEEVDDLCFISTEVNSSSVRNKANFSGMVLFKFFEQRMLITAENLDYLQSLLKDISRIDLCHLIDEYTNTYLSETSFTYREPFTKPHLHVEPHPLPTNALSSVESRPPPFNPEFSDHIPAQPQLPQHNPVQCTKPEQVNTCDLQQEYSLPTQEEDEEYDPHGMVGYNSSVLIDSLRTQVDGQMFHGGTTSSCNSEQLLQQIRLLQLDLTAKNNENHVLQQEMNNQKKIQKHYVELIEKLLAEGQGKSDPVAERYLMRKWPHGIAIIINNYEFHSTGHIDEKLSNREGSLVDENNLNITWEYLGYKVQVLKNLKASEFTRELMQVALQSHENYDSFVCCILSHGYLDGVYGTDGELVKFNDIVKLFKGNFCPTLVNKPKLFFIQACRGDAKDEAVSEQKDGPGPDKMSNSLPSEADFFFGYATPPGYASWRSREYGSWYISSLCEVLVDNASQQDFLSMLTMVTNKVSEAYTNEGDKQCPVPVSRLRKQVWFFGNS; the protein is encoded by the exons ATGAACGATGAAG GTTTTCTGGCGTCTGGGACACATTTCAGCTACAGTGTTGAGACAATCCCTTCTGCCCCACTTGAACTGAGAGAAAATCACTACGCCGACACATCCAACGTGGTCCACCTAGTGGCTGGTACCAAGGGCACTTATCAAGGAGGTGGTACAGAGCCACTACAGTATGGACAAGGATCAAGCCATG CCCAGATCTTTCCAAGTCATTTTCAACAGACTTCATCCAATGGTTCACTTAAACGAAACTATCCTGTACCAGTACAGACATATGATGATGACATACAAAAATCTAATGCTGTCCCTGATAATGGACACCCTCTGCTAGTTCCACATGGAAGGTCTTCTACAG GAGTGTATCAAACTCTTCAGATTCCTGGAATATTCAGACAACAGACCAACACAGTAAATGCTACACCACTCAATAATGCTTATCGTCATTTGCTTAGAAAAATAATAAAGTCATTGAGCACAGAAGAAGTGGATGACTTGTGTTTTATCTCAACAGAAGTAAATTCATCTTCTGTACGTAACAAGGCTAATTTCAGTGGAATGGTTTTGTTCAAATTCTTTGAACAACGGATGTTGATTACGGCTGAAAATTTGGACTATCTCCAAAGTCTTTTAAAGGACATTAGTCGAATAGATTTATGTCATTTAATTGATGAGTATACTAACACTTATTTAAGTGAAACATCCTTTACATATAGGGAGCCATTTACAAAGCCACACCTTCATGTAGAGCCCCACCCACTGCCAACCAATGCATTATCTTCTGTAGAGTCACGTCCACCACCATTTAATCCAGAATTTAGTGATCACA TACCTGCCCAACCACAACTACCCCAACACAATCCAGTCCAATGCACGAAACCAGAGCAGGTTAACACCTGTGATCTCCAGCAGGAATATTCCCTCCCAACTcaggaagaagatgaagaataTGACCCACATGGAATGGTTGGTTACAACAGTTCTGTGTTGATTGATAGTTTGCGAACACAAGTGGATGGTCAAATGTTTCATGGTGGAACAACTTCTTCTTGTAATAGTGAGCAATTACTCCAGCAGATCAGACTGTTACAATTGGATTTAACAGCCAAAAATAATGAAAACCATGTTCTGCAGCAAGAAATGAATAATCAAAAGAAAATACAGAAACATTATGTAGAACTGATTGAGAAATTATTGGCAGAAGGCCAAGGCAAGTCTGATCCAGTAGCAGAGAGGTACCTAATGCGCAAGTGGCCACATGGTATTGCCATCATCATCAACAATTATGAATTTCATTCTACTGGCCATATTGATGAGAAGTTATCAAACCGTGAAGGATCGTTAGTTGATGAAAATAATCTTAATATTACCTGGGAATACCTTGGCTATAAGGTGCAAGTATTAAAAAATCTCAAAGCCTCAGAGTTTACTCGTGAACTAATGCAGGTTGCTCTACAGAGTCATGAGAATTATGACAGTTTTGTGTGTTGTATCCTCAGTCATGGCTACCTTGATGGTGTGTATGGCACAGATGGGGAACTGGTAAAGTTTAATGATATTGTTAAACTGTTTAAAGGAAACTTCTGCCCAACACTAGTAAACAAACCAAAGCTGTTCTTCATTCAGGCATGTCGTGGAGATGCTAAAGATGAAGCAGTTTCTGAACAAAAAGATGGACCTGGACCTGACAAGATGTCCAACTCTTTGCCAAGTGAAGCTGATTTCTTTTTTGGTTATGCTACTCCACCAGGATATGCCTCATGGAGAAGTCGTGAATATGGTTCCTGGTACATCTCCAGTTTATGTGAAGTTCTTGTGGACAATGCTTCACAACAGGATTTCCTCAGTATGTTAACCATGGTTACCAACAAAGTGTCAGAAGCCTATACTAATGAAGGAGACAAACAATGTCCTGTTCCTGTTTCCCGGCTTCGCAAGCAGGTGTGGTTCTTTGGAAACTCTTAA